A single region of the Caretta caretta isolate rCarCar2 chromosome 25, rCarCar1.hap1, whole genome shotgun sequence genome encodes:
- the HOMER3 gene encoding homer protein homolog 3 isoform X3 produces MSTTREQPIFSTRAHVFQIDPATKRNWIPASKHALTVSYFYDATRNVYRIISVGGTKAIINSTITPNMTFTKTSQKFGQWADSRANTVYGLGFASEQHLSQFAEKFQEVKEAARLAREKSQDKTELTNPALNITSHQVLPSTVISSNGPGDDKLFRSQSADVEITTEKERLKKMLSEGSVPEVQWEAEFFTLQDNNNKLVAALQEANASVEQWKKQLAAYQEETETLQLRVAELELQRAHDSSSEGSKEELNQTLEELELLIKAKDEEIQQLKSQKSSQWETEGEREEMLQKLQELEGRNAELERGLHVAEQTLAEQLAEREKMQGEVTKVGELMDVKIFELSELRQGLAKLVESN; encoded by the exons ATGTCAACAACTAG GGAGCAGCCGATCTTCAGCACTCGGGCCCACGTTTTTCAGATCGACCCAGCCACGAAGCGGAACTGGATCCCTGCCAGCAAACACGCCCTGACTGTCTCTTACTTCTACGATGCCACGCGCAATGTGTACCGGATCATCAGCGTGGGCGGCACCAAG GCCATCATCAACAGCACCATCACCCCCAACATGACCTTCACAAAAACCTCCCAGAAGTTTGGACAATGGGCGGACAGCCGAGCCAACACAGTATACGGGCTGGGCTTTGCCTCGGAGCAGCACCTCTCCCAG TTTGCAGAGAAGTTCCAGGAGGTGAAAGAAGCAGCCCGTTTGGCAAGGGAAAAATCGCAGGATAAAACGGAGCTGACCAATCCTGCCCTGAACATTACATCTCACCAG GTGCTGCCCAGCACCGTCATCAGCTCCAATGGGCCGGGAGACGATAAGCTGTTCCGGAGCCAGAGCGCTGACGTCGAGATAACAACGGAGAAGGAGCGGCTGAAGAAGATGCTCTCCGAAGG ctcgGTGCCCGAGGTTCAGTGGGAAGCTGAATTCTTCACCCTCCAGGACAACAACAACAAGCTGGTGGCTGCCCTTCAGGAAGCCAACGCCAGCGTGGAGCAGTGGAAGAAGCAGCTGGCCGCGTACCAGGAGGAGACAGAGACGCTGCAGCTGCGG GTGGCTGAACTGGAGCTGCAGAGAGCCCATGATTCCTCCAGTGAGGGTAGCAAGGAGGAGCTGAACCAGACGctggaggagctggagctgctgatCAAGGCTAAAGACGAG GAAATTCAGCAGCTGaagagccagaagagcagccaGTGGGAGACGGAGGGGGAGCGCGAGGAAATGCTGCAGAAGCTGCAG gagctggagggacGCAACGCGGAGCTGGAGCGAGGTTTGCATGTGGCTGAGCAAACCCTGGCCGAGCAGCTGGCCGAGAGGGAGAAGATGCAGGGCGAAGTCACCAAGGTGGGCGAGCTAATGGATGTGAAGATATTTGAGCTCAGCGAGCTCCGGCAGGGACTTGCCAAGCTGGTGGAAAGCAACTGA